The following nucleotide sequence is from Candidatus Cetobacterium colombiensis.
AAGAGTTCATTGAAAGTGGAGTGATAATAGGATGATACTTATAACAGGAGCCAATGGACAACTAGGACACGATCTTCAAAAAATATTACATGCTGAAAACTTAGAGTTTATAGCTACAGACTATAAAGAGTTAGATATAACAAATATAGATGCAGTTAGAGAGTTTGTAAAAGATAAAAATATAGATTTGATTATAAACTGTGCTGCTTATAATAATGTGGATAAAGCAGAAGAGGAAGTTGAAATGTGTTATAAACTTAATGCATATGCCCCTAGAGATTTGGCTTTAGTTGCTAAAGAAATCGGTGCAGAATATATAACATATTCTACAGACTTTGTTTTTGATGGAAGTAAAAAGACACCTTATACTGAAGAGGATAAAGTGTCTCCACTTTCTGTGTATTCTAAGGCTAAAGCTGAGGGAGAAAAGTTAGTGTTAGAAGCATATGATAAAAGTTTTGTAATAAGAACATCATGGGTATTTGGTATAGCTAATAATAACTTTAATAGTGCGACACGTTTCGTAATGAAAAGTTACGACATGTTAAAAGTAGCTTAGTATAAAGCGAATTAACAGAGAACTATATTTTCGAGAAGTAGAATGAAGGAGTAACGCCCTGAAATGCTTCCTCTGATACTCCGATATGCGATTAGATTCTAACTAAATCTAATGGTGTAAAGCTCGGTGAAGTCGGTTGAGAGTTATCCCTAACAGGTTAGGCTGAGGAAATGCGAACCAGAGGTGGTCGAGATAATGATAGATCGGGAGTCAAATCTATATGGTAAGAATGCACGGAAGTGCTGACGAAGTTTCGAATGTACAGCTCTAAAAGTTGATATAACAGAAATGTTGTAACCACAAAATTGTGGGGTAAGTGGCGATTAGTAAAACTTGTTGATATGAAACTCGCTATACTGTTAAAGGCAGTATCTAGCTTACAGGGCTACAGAAACTACCTAAGTAGATTTAATGATAGAAAGTATGGAACGTGGAAAGCAAGACACAACAAGAACCTAGTTAGAGGGTTGGTGAATATAAGTTAAGGATTTAACGAAATTTCTTTAGTCTTGTGAGAGTAGGGGTACAGTACGGATGAAACCATGATAATAAGTGGTGGACGGATAGCCCCAAGTCAATAATTTTAAAATTGTTTTAATTTA
It contains:
- a CDS encoding SDR family oxidoreductase, which gives rise to MILITGANGQLGHDLQKILHAENLEFIATDYKELDITNIDAVREFVKDKNIDLIINCAAYNNVDKAEEEVEMCYKLNAYAPRDLALVAKEIGAEYITYSTDFVFDGSKKTPYTEEDKVSPLSVYSKAKAEGEKLVLEAYDKSFVIRTSWVFGIANNNFNSATRFVMKSYDMLKVA